A window from Drosophila yakuba strain Tai18E2 chromosome 3L, Prin_Dyak_Tai18E2_2.1, whole genome shotgun sequence encodes these proteins:
- the LOC6533877 gene encoding solute carrier family 12 member 2 isoform X4, with product MMSIQAAYRPTLDELHNATLVGKNTHSLTRNQDPESGILNGVLKFGWIKGVLVRCLLNIWGVMLFLRLSWVVGQAGVIEGFVLILTTTAVTTITALSMSAISTNGVIKGGGTYYMISRSLGPEFGGSIGLIFSLANAVACAMYVVGFCESMLAMMTTFGWEIVDGGVQDVRIIGCITILLLLIIVVVGMEWEAKAQIGLLVILLVAIGDFVIGSFIGPKSDAELAKGFLGYNATLFKNNLFADYRPEKGGIQHDFFSVFAIFFPAATGILAGANISGDLKDPQKSIPKGTILAIVITTGTYLIMVLQCGATVARDATGNLTDVVNGSFAFLDCQPGECNYGLQNSFQVIELVSGFGPLIYAGCYAATLSSALASLVSAPKVFQALCKDELYPKIVWFAKGYGKNNEPVRGYVLTFVIACAFILIGELNLIAPLISNFFLAAYMLINFSTFHASLAKPVGWRPTFKYYNMWLSLLGAILCVAVMFLISWATALITFAAVLALYLIVAYRKPDVNWGSTTQAQTYKNALMSVQQLNNVEEHVKNYRPQILVLSGLPNTRPVLVDLAYMLTKNLSLLVCGHVLKGSSSQKYRTYLQERAANWFRKHRVKGFYGLVDGEDFESGTRALMQATGIGKLKPNIILMGYKTDWQTCDHKELDQYFNVMHKALDMYLSVAILRVPQGLDCSQVLGSQDGWKTVSDVPRTLQPNESSGDLQAVDSSARNGLSGSIDSLSRNVSQEDRNRNQLVHSEQNSLKIVKLRFKQGLRRMRSWPGAASSTSDLSFIAGNQSKDVSGMPDPLDTKSANLVNNSLRKSKLKHDDPASLYKGPGGAELPKEVLADLTQFTRKRSHAVIDVWWLYDDGGLTLLLPYIISTRRTWQSCKLRVYALANKNSELEFEQRSMASLLSKFRIDYSDLTLIPDITKKPQETSTQFFNELIKDFVVTEKEGENGTSSRATLNEDDAVITDDDLLAVQDKTNRYLRLREYLREQSTKSDLVVMTLPMPRKNIVSAPLYMAWLESLSRDMPPFLFVRGNQTSVLTFYS from the exons ATGATGTCCATCCAGGCGGCCTACCGTCCAACGCTCGACGAGCTGCACAACGCCACGCTGGTGGGCAAG AACACGCACAGCTTGACACGTAATCAGGACCCGGAGTCGGGCATCCTGAATGGGGTCCTGAAATTCGGCTGGATCAAAGGTGTGCTCGTCCGCTGCCTGCTGAACATCTGGGGCGTGATGCTGTTCCTCCGGCTCAGCTGGGTGGTGGGCCAGGCGGGCGTCATCGAGGGATTCGTATTAATTCTGACAACGACTGCTGTCACGACCATCACGGCCTTGTCGATGTCGGCGATAAGCACTAATGGTGTCATCAAAGGGG GTGGCACATACTACATGATATCCCGGTCCCTGGGGCCGGAGTTCGGCGGATCCATCGGCCTGATTTTCTCCCTGGCAAACGCGGTGGCGTGCGCCATGTATGTGGTTGGCTTCTGCGAGTCCATGTTGGCCATGATGACGACCTTTGGTTGGGAAATCGTAGACGGTGGCGTTCAGGACGTGCGCATCATCGGTTGCATTAccatcctgctgctcctgatcatcgtcgtcgtcggcaTGGAGTGGGAGGCCAag GCGCAAATCGGACTACTTGTCATCCTGCTGGTCGCCATTGGGGACTTTGTTATTGGCAGCTTCATTGGACCGAAGAGCGATGCGGAACTGGCCAAGGGATTTTTGGGCTATAATG cTACTTTGTTTAAGAATAACCTCTTTGCGGACTATCGCCCGGAAAAAGGAGGCATTCAACAcgattttttctcagtgtttGCTATTTTCTTCCCCGCCGCAACGGGCATTTTAGCTGGAGCCAATATCTCGGGTGACCTGAAG GATCCCCAAAAATCCATTCCGAAAGGCACCATCCTAGCCATTGTCATCACCACCGGAACCTATCTGATTATGGTGCTCCAGTGTGGAGCCACCGTGGCTCGTGATGCCACTGGAAATCTTACAGATGTGGTTAACGGCTCCTTTGCATTCCTCGACTGTCAGCCTG GTGAATGCAATTACGGCCTGCAAAACTCATTTCAAGTAATTGAGTTGGTCTCCGGCTTTGGACCTCTGATTTACGCCGGTTGCTATGCTGCCACGTTATCCTCGGCACTGGCCAGCTTGGTGTCTGCTCCCAAGGTTTTCCAG GCCTTGTGCAAGGATGAGCTGTATCCGAAGATTGTGTGGTTTGCCAAGGGATATGGCAAGAACAATGAGCCAGTTCGTGGCTATGTATTAACTTTTGTCATTGCCTGTGC CTTCATATTGATTGGCGAACTCAACCTGATTGCCCCGCTCATATCGAACTTCTTCCTGGCCGCCTACATGTTGATCAACTTCAGTACCTTCCATGCCAGTCTGGCCAAGCCAGTGGGCTGGCGACCGACCTTCAAG TATTACAATATGTGGCTGAGCCTGTTGGGCGCCATTCTGTGTGTGGCCGTCATGTTCCTCATCTCGTGGGCCACCGCACTCATCACCTTTGCCGCCGTGCTGGCTCTGTACTTAATTGTGGCCTACCGGAAGCCGGATGTCAACTGGGGCTCCACCACCCAGGCTCAGACGTACAAGAACGCCCTGATGTCGGTGCAGCAGCTGAACAATGTGGAGGAGCACGTGAAGAACTACCGGCCACAGATCCTGGTTCTTTCCGGTCTGCCCAACACTCGTCCGGTGCTCGTCGACTTGGCCTACATGCTCACCAAGAATCTATCCCTGCTCGTCTGTGGTCACGTTCTGAAGGGTTCCAGCTCCCAGAAGTACCGCACATATCTGCAGGAAAGGGCGGCCAATTGGTTCCGGAAGCATCGCGTTAAGGGCTTCTATGGCCTGGTGGATGGCGAGGACTTTGAGTCGGGCACTCGAGCTCTGATGCAGGCCACTGGAATTGGTAAACTTAAGCCGAACATCATCTTGATGGGCTACAAGACTGACTGGCAGACGTGTGATCACAAGGAGCTGGATCAGTACTTCAATGTGATGCACAAGGCGCTGGACATGTACCTCTCCGTGGCCATTTTGCGTGTGCCTCAGGGTCTGGACTGTTCCCAGGTGCTGGGCTCCCAGGATGGCTGGAAGACCGTTTCGGATGTGCCCAGAACTCTGCAGCCGAATGAGAGTTCCGGGGATTTGCAGGCAGTGGACAGTAGTGCCAGGAACGGGTTGAGTGGCAGCATTGACTCGCTCAGCAGAAATGTGTCCCAAG AagaccgaaaccgaaaccagtTGGTCCACAGCGAGCAGAACAGCCTGAAGATAGTCAAAT TGCGATTCAAGCAGGGACTGCGGAGAATGCGCTCGTGGCCAGGTGCAG CCTCCAGCACGAGTGACCTGTCCTTCATTGCGGGCAATCAATCGAAGGATGTTTCCGGCATGCCGGATCCCCTGGACACTAAGTCAGCCAATCTTGTG AACAATTCGTTGCGCAAGTCAAAGCTGAAGCACGACGATCCGGCTTCCCTCTACAAGGGTCCTGGTGGCGCCGAGCTGCCCAAAGAGGTCCTGGCGGACCTCACCCAATTCACCAGAAAACGCAGCCACGCCGTCATCGATGTCTGGTGGCTATACGACGATGGAGGACTCACGCTCCTGCTGCCCTACATCATCAGTACCCGGCGCACCTGGCAGTCCTGCAAATTGAG AGTTTACGCTCTGGCTAACAAAAATTCGGAGCTGGAATTCGAGCAGCGCTCAATGGCCAGTTTGCTGTCAAAGTTCCGGATCGATTACTCGGATTTGACGCTGATTCCGGATATAACGAAGAAGCCACAGGAGACATCCACGCAGTTCTTCAATGAGCTGATTAAGGACTTTGTTGTCACCGAGAAGGAGGGCGAGAATGGCACCAGCAGCAGGGCGACTCTCAATGAGGACGATG CCGTCATAACCGATGACGACCTGCTGGCGGTGCAGGACAAGACGAATCGCTACCTCCGCCTGCGGGAGTACCTGCGAGAGCAGTCGACCAAGTCGGACCTGGTGGTGATGACCCTGCCGATGCCCCGCAAGAACATCGTCTCCGCACCTCTCTACATGGCCTGGCTGGAGAGCCTGAGTCGGGATATGCCGCCCTTCCTCTTCGTGCGCGGCAACCAGACGAGTGTGCTGACCTTCTACTCGTAG